Proteins encoded by one window of Sardina pilchardus chromosome 7, fSarPil1.1, whole genome shotgun sequence:
- the fmodb gene encoding fibromodulin — MQLALVFLLAALAQPCLSYSRNSLYWLSHLRSRHGYGYRSGYPASHYNTEDPQSDCPLECDCPGLYPRAMYCHSRNLQHVPFVPSRMKYVYLHNNQIASIKEGVFDNATDLVWIIMHKNLLTSDKIGKKVFSKLKNLQKLYLNSNSLTVIPEDLPSSLVDLRLNNNKITKLSDDTFKDMVDLSHLHLHGNAIKEVGSAFKGLDSLTILDLSRNNLEKVPISLPQDLQQLYLNFNQITSVPEDFLSSYPTLRYVRLSHNQLTDNGIPSSAFNATSLVELDLSHNRLEKIPTISTKLENLYLQANQIREFSLSSFCRVVDMANFSQIRVLRLDGNEISTKDVPPEAVLCLRLAVSIDF; from the exons ATGCAGTTGGCTCTGGTGTTTCTCCTGGCCGCGCTGGCCCAGCCCTGCCTGTCGTACTCCCGCAACTCCCTCTACTGGCTCTCCCACCTGCGCAGCAGGCATGGCTACGGCTACCGGAGCGGATATCCAGCATCGCATTATAACACCGAAGATCCTCAGTCGGACTGCCCTCTGGAATGCGACTGCCCGGGTTTGTACCCGAGGGCCATGTACTGCCACAGCCGCAACCTCCAACACGTCCCCTTCGTGCCCTCACGCATGAAGTATGTCTACTTGCACAACAACCAGATCGCCAGCATTAAGGAGGGTGTGTTCGACAACGCCACAGACCTGGTCTGGATCATCATGCACAAGAACCTACTCACTTCAGACAAGATCGGCAAGAAAGTATTCAGCAAGCTGAAGAACCTGCAGAAGCTGTACCTGAACAGCAACAGCTTAACGGTCATCCCAGAGGACCTCCCCAGCTCCCTTGTGGACCTCCggctgaacaacaacaaaatcacaaAGCTCTCGGATGACACCTTCAAGGACATGGTTGACCTAAGCCATTTGCATCTTCACGGCAACGCCATTAAGGAAGTGGGTAGCGCCTTCAAGGGCCTGGACTCCCTAACCATCCTGGACCTGAGCCGCAACAACCTGGAGAAAGTGCCGATCAGTCTTCCCCAGGACCTCCAGCAGCTCTATTTGAACTTCAACCAGATCACCAGCGTCCCCGAGGACTTCCTCTCCAGCTACCCCACTCTGCGGTACGTGAGGCTCTCACACAACCAGCTGACGGACAATGGGATTCCGTCCAGCGCCTTCAACGCCACAAGCCTGGTGGAACTGGACCTCTCTCACAACCGCCTGGAAAAGATTCCCACCATCAGCACCAAGCTGGAGAACCTCTACCTGCAGGCCAACCAAATCAGAG AGTTCTCTTTGAGCAGCTTCTGCAGGGTAGTGGACATGGCCAACTTCTCCCAGATCAGAGTGCTCAGGCTGGATGGCAACGAGATCAGCACCAAGGATGTGCCTCCAGAGGCGGTACTCTGCCTTCGCCTGGCCGTCTCCATTGACTTCTAG